In the Romeriopsis navalis LEGE 11480 genome, GCTCCTCCAAGGCATCAACTACCTCGCAGGAGCCATCATGATCGGCACTGGAATTGGGCTCATCATTGGAGCACATGGCTGAACCCAACAGCGGCCCAATTACGCCACAAACTCATAATTAATGAACAGGCCTGAATCAGCGATTAATTTTCAAATAATTGGATTACACCAGTCACGTTAGCATTCCCGTAACCCTGCGTAATCGCAGTTTGATAAATCTCTCTGATCGCAACTGCGACAGGCATGATCGTATCCAAATCCTCAGCCGTCTGCGTGACGTAACGCAAATCCTTCGCCACCAGCTCCAGGGGAAATAGCGGCGCATGCTGCTGCGCGACCATCAGACTGCCCGCACCCTTGGCCGCAGGACTAACGATCGGTAACTGACCCAAACAATCCATAGCTTGCGCTGATGATATGCCATCCTGCCCCAACAACTTCAGCGTTTCCGCCATGGCCACAACTTGCATCCCAAATAACGCATTCACGGCTAACTTCATCAGCATGCCTTGACCAATTGTGCCGACATGATGGATCACAGCCCCACCAGCCGCTTGCAAGATTGGCTGAACTTTCGCCAAATGCGCTGCCGCCCCACCCACCAAATAAATCAACTGTCGCGCCTCGGCCTGCGGGCGGGAACCAACCACTGGGGCATCCAGGAAAGCCGCGCCCTGTAACACAATTGCTTGGGCGAGTTCGCGGGTCCAAGTCAACGTCAACGTACTCGATACGATCGCCACCTTATTCGCATCCAGTCCCCAGATCGCACCCGTATTGGGTGCCAACCAAACAGCGCGCGACACCACATCATCGGTCAGCATCGAAATTACCCAATCAGCCTGTGTTGCCGCAGCACGAGGCGTCGTCGCCGCAATCGCCCCCTTGGCGACCAACGGCACGACTTTATCTTGACTGCGATTATAGACAATCACCGTATGGCCTGACTGCAGCAGGTTATCCACCATCCGCGTCCCCATTGCACCCAATCCTAAAACTGCGACCTTCGCCATCAGCCAAATCCTCTATCAGTTCACAGAGCCAATTTAGCTGCTGCAAATTAAACAATAAAGCCCACTACTTGAATTACACTCGTGTGCAAACAGCACGAATTAAACGCGCTAACCTTAAAATTAAGTTGCATGTCAGGCCTCACATTATGGATATTTCCGTCTTGCAACTGTATGTCGATGTCGTACAACAAGGCAGCTTTGCCGCCGTCGCACGGGCACACAATATTGATCCTTCATCCGTTTCACGCGCCATCGCGAAATTAGAGGCAGAATTAGGAATCCGCTTACTCCAACGGACCACTCGACAGCTATCACCGACCGAAGCTGGGATGGCTTACTTTGAGCGGATTGAACCACTGATGCAGGAAATGCAACAGGCGATCGCCATTGCCAGCGAAGTCACCGGTCAGCTCCAAGGCGTCCTGCGAGTCACAGCATCGGTCGCTTTTGGATTACAACGGATTGTGCCGTTACTCCCCGAGTTTGAACAAACCTATCCCAAGCTGACAGTGGAACTATTGCTCACGGATACAAACTTAGATCTGGTGGCGGAGCGGGTCGATTTAGCCGTGCGGCTGGGCTTGTTACAAGATTCAACCTTAATCGGACAGCGCTTGATGCAAACGCATTATTTTGTTTGTGCCAGTCCGAGTTATATCGCCAAACAGGGTGCACCGGCGCAGCCCATCGACATCACAGCGCACAATTGCTTGTTGTTTCCCTTAGCTGGGTTTCGA is a window encoding:
- a CDS encoding LysR family transcriptional regulator, which codes for MDISVLQLYVDVVQQGSFAAVARAHNIDPSSVSRAIAKLEAELGIRLLQRTTRQLSPTEAGMAYFERIEPLMQEMQQAIAIASEVTGQLQGVLRVTASVAFGLQRIVPLLPEFEQTYPKLTVELLLTDTNLDLVAERVDLAVRLGLLQDSTLIGQRLMQTHYFVCASPSYIAKQGAPAQPIDITAHNCLLFPLAGFRSRWRFRDSQGETVTVAVQGNTVISNAIGLQQCVIAGMGIALLPNWLIQADLHSGRLVNLFPDYGVTATDFDTAAWLVYPSRAYVPSKVRIFIDFLRRSLANSSI
- a CDS encoding NAD(P)-dependent oxidoreductase produces the protein MAKVAVLGLGAMGTRMVDNLLQSGHTVIVYNRSQDKVVPLVAKGAIAATTPRAAATQADWVISMLTDDVVSRAVWLAPNTGAIWGLDANKVAIVSSTLTLTWTRELAQAIVLQGAAFLDAPVVGSRPQAEARQLIYLVGGAAAHLAKVQPILQAAGGAVIHHVGTIGQGMLMKLAVNALFGMQVVAMAETLKLLGQDGISSAQAMDCLGQLPIVSPAAKGAGSLMVAQQHAPLFPLELVAKDLRYVTQTAEDLDTIMPVAVAIREIYQTAITQGYGNANVTGVIQLFEN